DNA sequence from the Nicotiana tomentosiformis chromosome 3, ASM39032v3, whole genome shotgun sequence genome:
tcactaagttatttttcttcactttggtggcacaccttctgaggacccacaggatttcatagaccATTTCCATGAGGTGTTGCATAACATGGGTATTATGGAGTCCAATGGAGTCGACATCACGGTGTTTCAGATGCACGGTTCCGCTAAAAGGTGGTGGCAAGAGTATGTTCGAGGCAGATCAGCAAGTTTACCTCCACTCACTTGGGATCATTTCTCACAGCTATTTTTGGACAAGTTCATTCCTTTTACTCTAATAGAGGAGTACTGCAGCCAGTTTGAGTGCCTCTATCAGGGTAGTATGACCATTACCCAGTACGAGAACAGATTCATATATTTATCTCGCCATGCAGTTGTCTTGATCCCTCctgagagggagagggtgaggagatttattgatggcctTACTTTTGGTATCAAGCTACATATGGCCAAAGAGActgaggatgatatttctttcaacCGAGTTGTATAATTGCTAGACGTATTGAGATGGTTCATGGTCAGGGTAGAGAGGCGGTATCtgagaagaggcctcgtcatttcagtggtttcagtggtgcctcatttggagtggggttcttttggtagaggccatcctatcaAGCCGGTTCactcagcacttcaggcatcatATGGTGCTTTAGACAGTcatggttcttatgggtctcgtcctgagcagctagcctatagtgcacctcgaggtcctatcagtgcaccaccgatTCAGAGCTATCACAGTGGTTATCCGGGCTGTCAGGGTCAGTCatagcttcagcagccacaacagCTGAGACAGTGCTTTGAGTATGGAGGTATGGGTCATATAAGAAGGTACTGTCCGAGACTTCAGAGCAGTGTGCCTCAGCTGGGTTCTAGTTCCATGGTTccagcaccagttgctccaccacctgctcagccagctagaggcggggTTAGGCAACCTGGGGTGGTGGTCAGGTCATTAGAAGTGGAGGCCAGCCAAGGAGAGGTGTCAAAGAGGTGGAGATTAGACtggtggggctcaaccccgtttcTATGCATTTCTAGCTAGACTTGAGGCAAAGTCATCTGATgcggtcatcacaggtattgttccagttttccatagagatgcctcagttttatttgatcctagttccacttatctgtatgtatcatcctattttgccccatatttggatatgtctcatgattctttgtgtgctcctgtttatgtgtctaccgcctatgggagattctattatggtagatcaTATTTATTGCTCGTGTGTGGTTTCTAtcgaaagttacgagactagggTAGATCTTCGTTTACTCAACATAGTGGACTATGattttattttgggcatggactgattgtcACCATATCATACTATTttggattatcacgctaagatcaTGACGTTGGCAATGGCAGGATGCAACCGTTAGAGTCGAGAGGTTCATTGggttatgttcccagtagggtggtGTCTTATTTGAAAGCACAACggatggtcgagaaagggtgatTGGCATATTTAGCcttcgtgagggatgttagtactgataCTCATGTCAATGaatcagttccggtagtgagagactttctagATATGTTCCCCGcaaatctttcgggcatgccgccctatcggtatatcaattttggtattgagttggtgccgggcaGTTAGCCCATCTCTATTGTACTGTATCTCATGGCactagtggagttgaaggaattaaataaacaacttcaggagttgcttgataaggctttcatccggccgagtgtctCACCTTGGAGTGCTCCAGTTCtacttgtgaagaagaaggacgacactatgtggatgtgtattggtTACAGCAGCTGAACAAAgctacagtcaagaacaagtacccacaaccgcgtattgatgatatatttgaccagcttcagggtgctaaggtgttctcgaagattgagcTGAGATCGGGATATCCTCAGTTGAAGATTTGAGATACATacattccgaagacggcttttaggacccgctatggtcactatgcatttttggtgatgtctttcgggctgaccaatgccccagcagcctttatgcacttgattaatagtgtattccagccatatcttgactccCTCATCATCGTTTTCATTTATgacatattggtgtattctcgcaatCGGGAGGATCATCAGCATCACTTGAGGATCATgttccagactttgagggagaagaagctatatgctaaattctccaagtgcgagtttttggcttgattcagtggaattattgggccacgtggtgtctggtgaggggatcaaggtggattcgaaaaagattgaggcagttcaaagttggaGTAGACCctcttcagctatagagattcggagcttcttgtgtttggtgggttattatctccgtgttgtggagggtttttcatccatcgcagctcctttgactagattgacccagaagggtgctctttttAGATGGTCTGGtcagtgtgaggcgagctttcagaagctcaaggctgcATTGACTataaccccagtgttggtgttgcctaaaGGTTCGAGATCTTATATCATgaattgtgatgcatcgcgtattgggcttGGCACAATATTGGTAtaggatagtagggtgattgcctacacatctCGATAGTTGAAGGTTCTTGAGTAGAATTACCatgtacatgatttagagtttgCAATCATTGTGCAcacgctaaagatttggaggcactatgtATATGGCATTCCATGTTAGAGTTGCTGAAaggctatgatatcaccatattatatcatccgaggaaggccaatgtagtggccgatgcattgagtaggaaggctgagagcatgggcagtttgacatatttaccagtagcagagaggccactagccatggatgttcaggctttggccaatcaatttgtgatattggatgtttcggagcctagccgggttTTTTCTTGTGTTGTGGAACAGTTATTGTTGTTGGAGCATATCAAGGATtgcagtttgatgatcctcatttgttgGTGTTGAAGGACACAGTGCAGCgcggtggtgctaaggaggttttGATTGGTGATGATAGTGTTATGCAGCTTCAAAGTCGgatttgtgtttcaaatattgatgggttgagagatttgatccttggGGAGGCTCACCGTTCGCGCTATTCTATTCACTCatgtgtcacgaagatgtaccatgaatTGAAACAACACTAATTGTAGCggagaatgaagaaatatattgttgcttatgtctctcggtgtttgaattatcaacaggtgaagtatgagcattagaaatCGGGAGGGTTGACTCAGAGATTGGTGATACTGGAGTGAAAGTAgaagcgcatcactatggattttgtggtaggcttaccatggACCTTTAAGAAATATGACATAGTTTAGGTTATTATGGACCGGTTGattaagtccgcacacttcattccggtgataACTTCCTATTCTTCCGAGGGGTTAGCTCAtatttacatccgggagattatCTGCCTGCACGACGTgaccatttccatcatttctgaccaaggcacgcaattcacatcgaatttttggagagtcgtgcagcATGAGTTGGGAATACTGTTCGATCTGAGTACCAtgtttcaccctcagatggacggacaatccaagtgtactattcagatcttggaggacatgttacgcacCTGTGTTATAGATTTCAAAGGTTCATGGGATTAGTTTCTACCGTTCGCATAGTTcacctacaataacagctaccattcgagcatccagatggctccgtgtgaggccttatatgggagacgatgtcgttAGTCGATTGGTTGGTTTAAGCCCggagaggctagattgttgggaaCTGATTTGGTCAGTGATGCTATGaagaaggttaagttgattcatgagcggcttcgtacaactcagtccagatagaagagttatgcggaccggaaggttcgagaTGTAGCCTATATAGTGGGTGAAAATGTTCTTCTCCGAGTGTCATCTATGAAAGGCGTGATGCGGTTTGGGAAGAATGACAAGTtaagcccgaggtttattggcccgttcgagatcttggagagagttggggaggttgcttacaagattgcattgcctcctagcctagcaggaGTACATCTGGTATTTCACATtttcatgcttcggaagtaccatgaggacaagtcatatgttttggacttcagcatgaTGAGAACTTGgcctatgaggaggagccggtggctattctagaccggcaggttcgaaagttgagatcaaagagttttTCTTCCGTGAaagtgtaatggagaggtcatccATTTTAGGAGGCTACGCGGGAGTTCGAGTCctacatgcagagtagatacccacacctttttTTACCattccaggtacttttctatgtccgttcgaggatgaacgattcttttagaggtggagtgtcacggcccgaaattctcaccttcgggatcgtgatggcgcctaacatttcacttattaggcaagccaacgttagaataatattaaccattttaaaataattataaattaattaacaacaaagaaacaaatacggaagtaaagtctgaaatatagtgaataatccataataatagcgatgtctaaataccatcccagaacttgagtcacaagtacatgagcttctagaataatacaaacaatggtctcaataaaaataaagttgtctgaaagaaagcacacagctaaaataaagttgAAGGGAACTTTAGAACTGCGAacaccatgcagttatacctgaagtctcctgcgaatagctgaatccgagcaaatctactatacGCCGCTGATGTGCCGTAGAATTTCGGCACATTTGATACcaattacatagactttagctcaTCTT
Encoded proteins:
- the LOC138907821 gene encoding uncharacterized protein → MGIMESNGVDITVFQMHGSAKRWWQEYVRGRSASLPPLTWDHFSQLFLDKFIPFTLIEEYCSQFECLYQGSMTITQYENRFIYLSRHAVVLIPPERERVRRFIDGLTFGIKLHMAKETEDDISFNRVV